GAGTTTCGCTGCCAATCCGCCGGCCTATGACCCGCATTACCATTTCCAACTCGCGATCGAGGCCGGGCTCAACGCCTATGCCGCGCCGCTCGGGATGATCGAGGCCGGCGCCGCGAGCTTCGCCGGCGCGATCCCGACCATCCTCAAGCTCAATTCCTCAAACAGCTTGGCGACCACCAAGGACCAGGCGGTGACCGGCTCGGTCGCCGATGCGCTCCGTCTCGGCTGCGCGGCGATCGGCTTTACCATCTATCCCGCCAGCGAATACGCGTTTGAGCAGATGGAGGAGTTGCGCGAACTCGCCGAGGAGGCGAAGGCGGCCGGGCTCGCGGTCGTGGTGTGGAGCTATCCGCGCGGCCCAGCGCTGGATAAGGCCGGCGAAACCGCGCTCGATATCTGCGCCTATGCCGCGCATATGGCGGCGCTGATGGGGGCGCACATCATCAAGGTCAAGCCGCCGACCGAGCATCTGAGCCAGGAGGCGGCGCGCAAGGTCTATGAGAAGGAACGGATCCCGCGCGCGACGCTCGCCGAACGCGTCGCCCACGTCATGCAGGCGGCGTTCAATGGCCGCCGGCTCGTCGTTTTCTCGGGCGGCGAGAGCACCGGGAGCGAGGCGCTTTTGGAAACCGTGCGCGGTCTGCGCGATGGCGGCGCGCATGGCAGCATC
This portion of the Acidibrevibacterium fodinaquatile genome encodes:
- a CDS encoding class I fructose-bisphosphate aldolase, with the translated sequence MRITQRVKKILDWYESDNPGTKANLARILMEGKLGGSGKMVILPVDQGFEHGPARSFAANPPAYDPHYHFQLAIEAGLNAYAAPLGMIEAGAASFAGAIPTILKLNSSNSLATTKDQAVTGSVADALRLGCAAIGFTIYPASEYAFEQMEELRELAEEAKAAGLAVVVWSYPRGPALDKAGETALDICAYAAHMAALMGAHIIKVKPPTEHLSQEAARKVYEKERIPRATLAERVAHVMQAAFNGRRLVVFSGGESTGSEALLETVRGLRDGGAHGSIIGRNSFQRPKAEALALLGKIIEIYQGRG